One region of Macadamia integrifolia cultivar HAES 741 chromosome 11, SCU_Mint_v3, whole genome shotgun sequence genomic DNA includes:
- the LOC122093939 gene encoding uncharacterized protein LOC122093939 — MKIYVVHSKIDTPLPLQTPSYLHCFSCVPDDGELCFSCVPDDGELHLVGGTPTTIVTLFNSTPPSNDRHPLQRSSPSSQCKEKKSRFACVIVVSDDLPNDFIVLHLEFDSASLFDSSTSILSREKTRYDPSLYKKREGNMSQGLERPSSRISRASCYILDSCLLEKRSTQCPEARAATHPVSVSTLVSFLLFCIHEGQRNMSESQSKMVVIS, encoded by the exons atgaaaatttatgttgtTCATTCGAAGATCGACACCCCCCTTCCTCTTCAAACACCTTCTTACCTTCACTGCTTCTCCTGCGTACCCGACGACGGGGAGCTCTGCTTCTCCTGCGTACCCGACGACGGGGAGCTTCATCTCGTTGGTGGAACACCAACCACGATCGTCACCCTCTTCAACAGTACGCCTCCCTCCAACGATCGTCACCCTCTTCAACGATCGTCACCCTCTTCACAGTGCAAGGAGAAGAAGTCAAGATTCGCCTGCGTTATTGTTGTGTCTGATGACTTGCCAAATGACTTCATCGTTCTGCATCTTGAATTTGACTCTGCTTCTCTCTTTGATTCTTCCACTTCAATTCTTAGTAGGGAAAAAACAAGATATGATCCCTCCCTCTATAAGAAACGG GAAGGGAACATGAGTCAGGGTCTTGAGAGGCCAAGCAGCCGAATCAGCCGAGCGTCTTGTTACATTCTCGACTCGTGTCTCTTAGAGAAGAGGAGCACACAATGCCCAGAGGCCAGAGCTGCTACGCATCCTGTTTCAGTCTCGACTCttgtctcttttcttttattctgtATCCATGAGGGGCAAAGGAACATGTCGGAATCGCAATCGAAGATGGTCGTAATTTCGTGA